The nucleotide window AAGGTTCGCCTCGTTTCGGGTGAATCGCCACCAACGCCTGACCACCCCTTAGATGTCCAGGTGATTTCTTCGCCGCCAATCCGAAATAGCCTGCGCGAAGCCCACGGCCCGTTGCGAGTTCGGCGTATTCATCAAGAAGAAGTCCAGGAATCCTTACCTTCGGTAGAAAAGCAAACCTCTTCCGACAAACCGATTCGCGCGATGGTCGTCGCTGATGAAGGTACGCCGAGCGCCACTTTGCATGATTCGCCGGCACCCCCCAGCGCTCGCTTTACGTTGAACACTCAACCGACAGCCGGCCAGCCAGAATCGTTTCCGCCAGCCTCTCCGCATGAGACCGCTCCACCTATCGAAGAACCGGGCTTGCCGATCGGGAACGTAATCCCTGGCCAGACGCCGCTTGCCCGCTTGGATCAAGAGTGGGGCGAACCGGCCAAGCAGCGCCGTATCGATCAAGACAAACGGGTTCGGTTGTACGAAAATCGACCTGGCTTTTCCCAAGTCGAAGTCGCCGTGGATGGCGAGAAGATTATCTCGCTACTGCTGATTCCAGCGCAGCCGATGTCTTTGGACGAAGTCGAAGACCAGTTCGGTCTGCGTCAGATCGATCCGGCAGACGTTCGCGATGCCACAGGCCGCAGCTTGGGTTGGATCTATCCCGAGAAAGGGATCATGCTTCCTCAGCCAGCCGATTCCAATTCGACCAAGATTGATCGCATCTTGGTTCAAGCGGTTTCGCCGGAAGGATTCCTGATTCGAGCCCGAGGCCGCTCTGCTTTGGTGTATCGCGATCGGTTGGAAGACTATCGCCAGGCCTTGGCGGTGGAACAACACAGTGCAGAAGCTTGGTACGAAACTTCCAAGATCTTAGAACAAATCGGTCGCACGGAAGAAGCCTTCGAGGCCTCGCGGCATGCGATCGCTGGTATCGGCGCTCAGCCAGAGCATCGCCTGCATCGTGGTCGCCTTTCAGCCACGCTGGGCAACGTTGACGCGGCGATTCAAAGCACCAAACAAATCGCGGAAGATCCGGCCGTCGCCAAACAAGTTCGTGCAGCGGCCTATTGCCAATGGGGCGACCTGCTGCAAATCGCTCGTCCAGAGAGTAACCAGGAAGCCGTTTCGCTGCATGTGAAAGCGATTGAAACGGCCTCCCCTTTGGTGAATGATCCGAATCGTGACATCCGCCGCGCCGCCAAGCAGGTTCTGATCGACGCGCATTTGTCGCTGGCCATGGATATTGCCACGGGTGATTGGGAAAAAAAGCCGGAAACCGTCAATCAGTGGCTTAATCGAGCCAAGATCTACGTCGACGATGTCATCACCAACGAAGAGGGGACCGAACTTCTACGTTTGAAACTACAAACCCAGTCGCTCGCGGCCCAAAGTTCCTTTCTCCATAAATTCGATCCTAGTGAAGGTGTCGACCAGATTGTGGGGAGCTATCGCGAGCTCGTTCGTAAGTCGGACGATCCATTCCTTCACCGGGCGATCGAATGGCAAGCCGGATTGGCGCTGGCCAAAGCGGTGACCGTCGAAAACGAGCGGGGGCGCTACCTCGAAGCACTCGCCTTGAGCGACCAAGCAAAAACCTATATCAAAGCTGGCCTCGTCGGACGCGATTTGAGCAAGGAA belongs to Bremerella cremea and includes:
- a CDS encoding tetratricopeptide repeat protein, whose protein sequence is MRIPTTIKVTLPTILLFAPLGLASADPIRLMLDEADRPIQEAVLAPPAEPAKTAAPAVRRPFSLSLSADDEPITPNASSKVRLVSGESPPTPDHPLDVQVISSPPIRNSLREAHGPLRVRRIHQEEVQESLPSVEKQTSSDKPIRAMVVADEGTPSATLHDSPAPPSARFTLNTQPTAGQPESFPPASPHETAPPIEEPGLPIGNVIPGQTPLARLDQEWGEPAKQRRIDQDKRVRLYENRPGFSQVEVAVDGEKIISLLLIPAQPMSLDEVEDQFGLRQIDPADVRDATGRSLGWIYPEKGIMLPQPADSNSTKIDRILVQAVSPEGFLIRARGRSALVYRDRLEDYRQALAVEQHSAEAWYETSKILEQIGRTEEAFEASRHAIAGIGAQPEHRLHRGRLSATLGNVDAAIQSTKQIAEDPAVAKQVRAAAYCQWGDLLQIARPESNQEAVSLHVKAIETASPLVNDPNRDIRRAAKQVLIDAHLSLAMDIATGDWEKKPETVNQWLNRAKIYVDDVITNEEGTELLRLKLQTQSLAAQSSFLHKFDPSEGVDQIVGSYRELVRKSDDPFLHRAIEWQAGLALAKAVTVENERGRYLEALALSDQAKTYIKAGLVGRDLSKEDHLLLGNVFFRAGTIQAVQKENHHAAADWYDLALPHLTAPSLKTDSPDIRGEALVSMGVSYWTIGHRQRGVELSEQGKSLIESAIAQDPSLRKKLVVPLDNLAQMYRQLGDTQRSEQYVASSKEIQQTLGTGQVQR